The following are encoded together in the Poseidonibacter lekithochrous genome:
- the wecB gene encoding non-hydrolyzing UDP-N-acetylglucosamine 2-epimerase — translation MKKVLVVFGTRPEAIKMAPLVKEFEKAKDIELKVCVTAQHREMLDQVLEMFDITPDYDLNIMKPGQDLFDVTANVLLGLKDVLSDFNPDIVLVHGDTTTTSASSLAAFYNKIKVGHVEAGLRTGDLHSPWPEEANRQITGVLANYHFVPTTTSQKNLLKENKEPKNIIVTGNTVIDALFLALNKIENNKELKSTILKNINKQYKINEDKKLILVTGHRRENFGQGFINICESLNTLALDNPDIDIVYPVHLNPNVQKPVKELLSNTTNIYLIEPLQYESFIYMMNKSYFIITDSGGVQEEAPSLGKPVLVMRNTTERPEAVESGTVKLVGTNSISIVNEAQKLLDNEVEYERMSKSHNPYGDGKACQRIVEFIKESK, via the coding sequence ATGAAAAAAGTGCTAGTAGTGTTTGGAACAAGACCAGAAGCAATTAAAATGGCACCATTGGTTAAAGAGTTTGAAAAAGCTAAAGATATTGAATTAAAAGTATGTGTAACAGCACAACATAGAGAGATGTTAGATCAAGTTCTTGAAATGTTTGATATCACACCTGATTATGATTTAAATATTATGAAACCAGGACAAGACCTTTTTGATGTGACAGCTAATGTTCTTTTAGGCCTAAAAGATGTATTAAGTGATTTTAATCCTGATATTGTATTAGTTCATGGAGATACTACAACTACAAGTGCTAGTAGTTTAGCAGCATTTTATAATAAAATAAAAGTAGGACACGTGGAAGCAGGTCTTAGAACAGGTGATTTACATAGCCCCTGGCCAGAAGAAGCAAATAGACAAATAACTGGAGTATTAGCTAACTATCATTTTGTACCAACAACTACAAGTCAAAAAAATCTCCTAAAAGAAAATAAAGAACCTAAAAATATTATAGTAACAGGTAATACAGTAATTGATGCATTATTTTTAGCTTTAAATAAGATTGAAAACAATAAAGAATTAAAAAGTACAATCTTAAAAAATATAAATAAACAATATAAAATAAATGAAGATAAAAAGCTTATCTTGGTAACAGGCCATAGGCGAGAAAACTTTGGGCAAGGATTTATTAATATTTGTGAATCTTTAAATACTCTTGCCTTAGATAATCCTGATATAGATATTGTATATCCAGTACATTTAAATCCAAATGTACAAAAGCCAGTAAAAGAATTATTGTCTAATACTACAAATATTTATCTAATAGAGCCATTACAATATGAAAGTTTTATTTATATGATGAATAAATCTTATTTTATTATAACTGATTCAGGTGGAGTTCAAGAAGAAGCTCCAAGTTTAGGTAAACCTGTACTTGTGATGAGAAATACAACTGAAAGACCTGAAGCAGTTGAATCTGGGACTGTAAAGTTAGTTGGAACAAATTCAATATCTATTGTAAATGAAGCTCAAAAGCTTTTAGATAATGAAGTTGAATATGAAAGAATGAGTAAATCACATAACCCTTATGGTGATGGTAAAGCTTGTCAAAGAATTGTAGAATTTATTAAGGAAAGTAAATAA
- the wecC gene encoding UDP-N-acetyl-D-mannosamine dehydrogenase produces the protein MNKKVCVIGLGYIGLPTAALLANRGYQIHGVDVVQSTVDTINAGNIHIVEPDLDTFVRAAVNSGNLKASLTPTIADVFIIAVPTPFHKNYVPNVDYIVSATKAIAPYVKAEDIVILESTSPVGTTELVEKTLEEEAVDTSKLYIAHCPERVLPGHIMRELVENDRIVGGTTKESTEKTVEFYKTFVSGEVLSTDAKTAEMAKLTENSFRDTNIAFANELSILCDKFNIDVWELIKLTNRHPRVNVLQPGAGVGGHCIAVDPWFIVHAGGADAKIIKAAREINTYKTEWSIEKIKNVALRFEKKNGRKAKVACLGLAFKPDIDDLRESPALYIAQTLKNHDFKVLTVEPNITSHKVFEIIDFETAINDADIIVYLVGHKEFKGIRIFGKEVIDFCGINK, from the coding sequence ATGAATAAAAAAGTTTGTGTAATAGGTTTGGGTTACATTGGCCTGCCAACTGCAGCACTTCTAGCAAACAGAGGATATCAAATTCATGGAGTTGATGTCGTACAATCAACAGTTGATACTATAAATGCTGGAAACATACATATCGTGGAACCTGATCTTGATACTTTCGTAAGAGCTGCTGTAAATAGTGGGAATTTGAAAGCGTCACTTACTCCTACTATTGCTGACGTATTTATTATCGCAGTTCCTACTCCTTTTCATAAAAACTATGTACCAAATGTAGATTATATTGTATCTGCAACAAAAGCGATAGCTCCATATGTAAAAGCTGAAGATATAGTAATTTTAGAATCTACTTCTCCAGTAGGTACTACTGAATTAGTAGAAAAAACACTTGAAGAAGAAGCTGTAGATACTTCAAAACTATATATAGCTCACTGTCCAGAGAGAGTACTTCCAGGACATATCATGAGAGAATTAGTTGAGAATGATAGAATAGTAGGTGGAACGACAAAAGAATCTACAGAAAAAACTGTAGAATTCTATAAAACTTTTGTATCAGGTGAAGTACTTTCAACAGATGCAAAGACTGCCGAGATGGCAAAACTTACTGAAAATTCATTTAGAGATACAAATATTGCTTTTGCAAATGAATTATCAATTTTATGTGATAAGTTTAATATTGATGTATGGGAATTGATTAAATTAACAAATAGGCACCCTAGGGTAAATGTACTACAACCAGGTGCTGGTGTAGGTGGACATTGTATTGCTGTGGACCCATGGTTTATTGTTCATGCCGGCGGAGCGGATGCTAAAATCATAAAAGCGGCAAGAGAAATCAATACTTATAAAACAGAATGGTCAATAGAAAAAATCAAAAATGTAGCACTTAGATTTGAAAAAAAGAATGGAAGAAAAGCAAAAGTTGCTTGTTTAGGTCTTGCATTTAAACCTGATATAGATGACTTAAGAGAATCACCTGCTTTATATATAGCACAAACTTTAAAAAATCATGATTTTAAGGTACTTACAGTAGAGCCAAATATAACTTCACATAAAGTTTTTGAGATAATTGATTTTGAAACTGCAATAAATGATGCTGATATTATAGTTTATCTAGTTGGGCATAAAGAGTTTAAAGGTATTAGAATATTTGGTAAAGAAGTGATAGATTTTTGTGGAATTAATAAATAA